From one Rosa rugosa chromosome 4, drRosRugo1.1, whole genome shotgun sequence genomic stretch:
- the LOC133742145 gene encoding WAT1-related protein At1g25270-like: MQNCKAMEGMKPVMVMVLVQSLFAGMNVLYKLVANDGINFRILIAYRMVFAAAFMTPLALVFEIRKSWTNLTWTVLFQSFLTGLFGGTVAQNLYIESLAKTSATYSVAIFNLVPAITFILSTSLRMEKLAIRTHAGKAKVVGTILGIGGAMLFTFYKGFQINIWSTNINLLRHNGDKNNHAQAPSSANKDSGSILLGSGMALGSCTSFSIWLIIQAKMNKRYPYLYSSTALMAFMGSVQSVAFSICMDRDWKQWKLGWNIQLLAMSYSGIFNSGIAVTLMAWCVKKGGPVFVASFQPLLLVMVAVAGSLLLDEKLHLGSVLGGLLIVSGLYMVLWGKSKEMKNQITPLPAPASLQCQDEHQSPTIEVITSSSMEDMNHINDRNVTNN, from the exons ATGCAGAATTGTAAGGCAATGGAGGGGATGAAGCCTGTTATGGTCATGGTGTTGGTTCAGAGTCTATTTGCAGGGATGAATGTATTGTACAAATTAGTGGCAAATGATGGCATAAATTTCAGGATTCTCATTGCCTACCGCATGGTGTTTGCTGCTGCCTTCATGACTCCTCTTGCTCTCGTTTTCGAAATAAG GAAAAGCTGGACAAACCTTACATGGACTGTACTCTTTCAGTCTTTTCTAACTGGGCTATTTGG TGGAACAGTAGCACAAAATTTGTATATCGAGAGCCTAGCCAAAACATCAGCAACATATTCAGTAGCTATATTTAACCTTGTTCCAGCGATTACGTTTATCCTTTCCACTTCTTTGAG AATGGAGAAATTGGCCATACGAACTCATGCCGGGAAAGCTAAAGTTGTCGGAACAATTTTGGGGATAGGGGGGGCTATGCTTTTCACCTTCTACAAAGGCTTTCAGATTAATATTTGGTCTACAAACATTAATCTTCTACGCCATAACGGTGACAAAAACAATCATGCTCAAGCTCCATCATCAGCAAACAAAGACTCAGGAAGTATTTTATTAGGCTCAGGCATGGCTCTGGGTAGCTGTAcatctttttctatttggcttaTAATCCAG GCAAAAATGAATAAGAGATATCCCTACCTATACTCGAGCACAGCTCTAATGGCCTTCATGGGATCAGTTCAATCTGTAGCTTTTTCCATTTGCATGGATAGGGATTGGAAGCAGTGGAAGTTGGGATGGAACATTCAACTTCTTGCAATGTCTTATTCG GGTATTTTCAACTCTGGAATTGCTGTGACTCTAATGGCATGGTGCGTAAAGAAGGGAGGACCAGTGTTCGTTGCAAGTTTTCAGCCTCTCTTGCTTGTGATGGTTGCAGTTGCTGGGTCTCTGCTTCTGGATGAGAAGTTGCACCTTGGAAG TGTACTAGGTGGATTGCTGATTGTGAGTGGACTATACATGGTATTGTGGGGTAAGAGTAAGGAAATGAAGAATCAGATAACTCCATTACCGGCGCCAGCAAGCCTCCAATGCCAAGATGAACACCAATCTCCTACGATCGAAGTCATTACATCATCTTCTATGGAGGACATGAACCACATCAATGATAGAAATGTGACAAATAATTGA
- the LOC133742144 gene encoding WAT1-related protein At1g68170-like, whose protein sequence is MESLSKHCIELRNRRGCECICNLLNGLKPVLGMLLVSVLGAVLNIFYKLVAIDGMNLRVFVAYRVILATVFLVPLAQVVERNKRPKLTWIILLQAFLCGLFGVILALNLYLESIVLVSATFAAAMNNLLPAITFIMAVCLRMEKLVIRSVPGAAKVVGSLVGIGGAMIFTLYKGTIIQIWSTHPHLFHMNKNTSSSHANHSANPALGSVLAVVSCLCAATWYIIQGKMSKTYPCVLSCTALVSVMATIQSVILALCMERDWSKWKLGWNIRLLGVVYSGIVSSGLAMCLTLWCMNMRGPLFVSSFNPVTLIVVAIFGSLLLQEKLYLGSILGASLIICGLYVLLWGKSKEMKKLMRVEPVLETLRPSETQAIEIVTSTSPIEPSVNTSTENDNNNNTNDSLIAVGHHELGNRDRLQTTVLNRTDGGSYPIGDQVHR, encoded by the exons ATGGAGTCTCTCTCTAAACACTGCATAGAGCTGAGGAATCGGAGGGGCTGCGAGTGTATCTGTAATTTGTTAAATGGGTTGAAACCAGTGCTGGGAATGCTGTTGGTAAGTGTTTTAGGTGCAGTGTTGAACATATTCTACAAACTGGTCGCTATTGATGGAATGAACTTGAGGGTCTTCGTCGCCTACCGCGTCATCTTGGCCACTGTCTTCTTGGTGCCTCTTGCTCAGGTAGTTGAAAG GAACAAAAGACCAAAACTTACGTGGATTATACTACTGCAAGCATTTCTCTGTGGGTTATTTGG GGTAATACTGGCTCTAAACCTATACCTGGAGAGCATAGTATTGGTATCTGCTACATTCGCTGCCGCGATGAATAATCTGTTACCCGCCATCACCTTCATAATGGCGGTATGTTTGAGGATGGAGAAATTAGTCATAAGAAGCGTTCCAGGGGCGGCGAAAGTTGTCGGCTCACTGGTCGGGATCGGAGGGGCGATGATCTTCACTCTCTACAAAGGCACAATTATACAAATCTGGTCTACACATCCTCACCTTTTTCATATGAACAAAAACACTTCTTCATCACACGCAAATCACTCTGCCAATCCAGCCTTGGGCTCTGTTTTAGCTGTAGTCAGCTGTTTATGCGCTGCAACTTGGTACATAATTCAG GGTAAAATGAGTAAAACATACCCATGCGTATTGTCGTGCACAGCTCTAGTCTCTGTAATGGCAACAATCCAATCTGTCATTTTGGCCTTATGTATGGAAAGGGACTGGAGTAAATGGAAGTTGGGTTGGAATATTAGACTTCTTGGAGTTGTTTATTCG GGAATAGTGAGTTCAGGACTTGCAATGTGCTTGACTTTATGGTGTATGAATATGAGAGGGCCGTTGTTTGTATCAAGTTTTAACCCTGTAACGCTCATAGTCGTAGCCATTTTCGGCTCTTTGCTGCTCCAAGAGAAGTTGTACCTAGGAag CATACTTGGAGCATCGCTaattatatgtggattatacgTACTATTGTGGGGTAAAAGCAAGGAAATGAAGAAACTGATGAGAGTCGAACCGGTACTTGAAACCCTGCGACCGTCCGAAACTCAAGCCATTGAAATTGTTACTTCAACATCTCCTATAGAGCCGAGCGTTAATACCAGTACTGAGAATGATAATAACAACAACACAAATGATAGTTTAATTG CTGTTGGACACCATGAACTTGGAAATAGAGATCGACTTCAGACTACGGTGTTAAATCGGACGGACGGCGGCAGCTACCCAATTGGCGATCAAGTTCACAGATAA
- the LOC133745661 gene encoding uncharacterized protein LOC133745661: MSQDRRLAAPASAGFFVVPLPAEGQCCNLGAHKTRPTIKQYSVFTAKDRRSLTRSKMKKISVLVLVLVLCVMTSNVEQSLAQVDCYDACSTGCVSYINNPRLMSRCDRKCQIKCGPDSQVEENFH; the protein is encoded by the exons ATGAGTCAAGATAGGCGACTAGCAGCCCCAGCTAGTGCTGGCTTTTTCGTGGTTCCATTGCCTGCTGAGGGGCAGTGTTGTAACCTTGGTGCCCATAAAACCAGACCAACCATAAAACAGTATTCAGTATTCACCGCCAAAGATCGAAGAAGCTTAACAAGatcgaagatgaagaagataagTGTTCTAGTTCTAGTGTTGGTTCTGTGCGTGATGACCTCTAATGTGGAGCAGAGCCTTGCTCAGGTTGACTGCTACGATGCTTGTTCCACTGGCTGTGTTTCATATATAAACAACC CGAGGCTTATGTCACGATGTGATCGCAAATGCCAGATTAAATGTGGTCCAG ATTCTCAAGTTGAGGAGAATTTTCATTGA